From the genome of Malus sylvestris chromosome 13, drMalSylv7.2, whole genome shotgun sequence:
CTAGTAAAACCCTTGGAAAATTGATGATTCAATCAATATTTAGTTATTGGGTAAACCTTAGTTATTTACCTTTCCGGTGCCGGGAGGGCCGTACAGAAGCAAACCCCGAGGCCACTGAAGAAAAATCCAGAAACCCAAAATTAATTAGCATAAGAGAAATGGAAGCGTAAGAGATATGGAGTGTGTATGTGGGTTTTGAGGTGTTTACTTTGAGACCGAGCTTTTGGGCTTGACGAGAGTAGAGGAGAGGGTAGACGATGAGTTCTCTGAGAGCTCATGAGATCTTCGGCGTTTCCGGCTATGGCGTCTTCGGCTCTCCATTGCTCCTTCTTGTTGTTGCCGTTGTTCATGCTGCTGCTATGGCTTTCCATCTCTACGCAAGGAGCAGAGGGGGAAACCTGAGAGAGAACTTCTGCCACTGACTTTATtttgggcacgggccgggcggGCCCAAATTGGAAAGACCAGACCGGACCGGACCGAACCCGTTTGGAAATACAACCGGACCGGGGAAGGGCGGGAAGGGTCATACAAAATTGAAATAGAACCTCATCTAATTCGGCCCGTTTGAGGTTCCTACGGGCCCACGGTTCCATTTCTTATTCCTCCCCTATCAAATTACTCAGGACACCCAATTCACAAAAATCAATCATAATTTCAACATACCCGGTCGGATTTCCTCGGGAAAAACCTTTCAAAGCAACAAACTTTAatccagaaattgaattttgaGACAACCCAAATGACCAATTTACCAAGATTGCATAACAATTTATAAGGAAACACCAGATCAATTACAGAAGGTCAAATTATTCTCAAGGCTAAGTTAATACAAATTAATCAGCGATTAGGCGCCAAAGAAACAACGTTGTTTCCAAGTCTTCCAAGATCTTCCATTTCCAATTCAATCACCTGTTACAGCCATTAAGAATTGAGCACGCTGAAACCTACAAACTGATGGAGTGGAGGATTAAACATGTATACATCTACGCTGCATCAAAGAATCCCACTAAGCCATGTCCAACCGTTTGTGAATCACTGCACTTCCTGCAGATGCTTGATTTGCTGCACGGTTACTTCCATAATTCTTTCGGTTTGATTCCCTTGCAATTCTTGAACCAAACTAAAACAGAAACACAGAAAAACCCATGATTAATTCACCTACACCATCAAAGTTCTACGCATGCTAAGCCCCGAAAAAAAATAGGGAGAAACAGGAAAGAGGGAAAGAGAAAAGAACACCTGTATAGCTCTTTTAGGCAGAGAAGCAGCTTCATGCAAACCAAGCAATTCTGCAACCTGCATAGCCACCATAGAATAGGAAAACAATTTAGCGCTTGGTCGAGATTCACAAAGTGAGATAACATTGTATTCAGTAGAATCAGTACACATCAAGTGCAAAAGTAGATCAGACATTACTCAAACACTGAGCAAAGGAATTAGCACTGACCTCTCTCAGAATCTTCTTATCCCCTATCCCACTCGGCTGATCAAGGTTGGTAACCTCCCAGAGAGGAAACCCAAGCAAAATTCTTATAACATCTTCATCCAGGAACGGAAATCTTGCCTAGCACAAATTAAGACCAAAATCAACACGTAACACAAGTCAAGGAGAAAACGAAAGATATGTATCCAAATTGTTAGCAGTACCTCCTTGCGATGGTCAGCAATGCACCTATCATCTCTCCCAAGGTTTCTTTTCCAAATTCTCTGCATGTCCAATTTCATTTCCTCGTTCAGTGCAAGCCAGCTGAAATACAGTAGACTAACAGAATGAGTACCCGAAAACATTTAATACTCTACACCACTGTAATCTAATTACATACCTGCCATTTCTATATTTCGTTCTGTGCCTACCATAGCCAGCGCATTGCTCATCTGCACCCGAACCAACAAGAAGAATCCTAGCCTTGGACTTGTACTTAATGCATCGACAATCCTCATCATTATAATTGGTATTTTCCTCATATACCCATCCATCGCCACCAGCAGCAAGCCACAAAGCTATTCCTATATTCAGGTCCTGCAACACTAAATAACATAAAACACCTATCTGGAAACCTTAGCATACTTGTGATATTAATTCAGtcaaacagaagaaaaaaaacaaacaaacaattatAAAATATCAGCAGGAACATGTCCTGGACAAATGTAATGTACACTAGCCATAGAATGAAATTGAGTACCATGTAGGTGTTGGCAGGATTTATAAGCGACATGACATGCTTTGTTTCAAAGATCAATGTTGACAATTCAGCATTGATCTCCACAAGCTTCCACCTGCATTTCCAATTGCATATTGTAAGGAACACCATAAGCTTTAAGAATGGAGTCAAACCAACAAGGTCTTTAATCCAAAGCTAAGTGATTTTGAGTATGCGGACCATAAACACTTCTCTGAAAAGCACATTATAATGTATCTTTGCATTAAACAAATAATCCACAAGTATGCTATGTTATGCATGTGTTGAGCCAATAACATTAAACTGATATAGATTCGTGAGAAAAGTTTAGTAAGTACTTTCTTGAAGGTGCAATTCTTCTCAGTTCGTTTACTCCTGCCCTGGCAGAGATTCTGTCAGGAGCAGACCGACCATCAAAGCTCACATTAAGTAGATCAATATCATCTGGCAGCAGaagtttaaataaaaaatcaactcAGCTAAAGATATTACACAATTATTCCACAATGCGATAGGCAAACTCAATTTCTTCAGGCAAAAATTGAACTAAGGCAAAAGAAACTGCTAACCTAGCTTATCCAGCTACACTTACAGCTTGGATCAAGGCACTGATGCAATAATGCTGCAATTATCATAGAATCCAATCCACCGGAAAAAAGAACTGCCACCGGTACAATTTCCTTCCTCATATCAAGCCTACCTGCCTAATAAACATTAAgaagttaaaacttaaaaatacatCATTGAGTATTTAATAGTACCCCAGCACATAGAACCAGAAAGATGACAATTCAATAGAATAAGATTTCTGAACCTGAAAAACTGTGTGCAGTGAAGAGCGACGCATAACAGATTCCCTTAAAGCAATCAGCACCGCCTGTGCTGGCACTGAAATTGAAACTTGTATAGACCCTACTCAGTCAAAACAAAAGGCACAATGACAACCTCAGACAACAAAACCCATAATAAAAGTCATACTGAAAGTTCAGATTTTTCTGACTAACGATTAGATTCCTGCACCAAAGATGATATTAACCTGATTTAATTGGTACTATATCTGAGTTAACCAAGCGCGTATCATGTTTCCCTGTAAGACTCTTCGAATGGGAAATATGTAAATCTTCAGGTTTAGGTTCAACATAAGTTCTCTCCCATTTAATCAGTTCTTCTAGCACAGGATTAGTCCAATCATGCTTTTTCACTTCACCAACCAAAACCCCATCAACATCTGGAGCATCCATAGATATACTGTATATTCCACATCGGAGCTCTTCCCAAAAATTCAGCTTCGTAGTTCCATTTTCAGCTTCAATATCTACAGTCCATTGACGTTATTTATTAATACATACGGTTCCATACTACACAGTCCAAGATTAAGAAACAAGATTGGCAAGAAAAATAAAGCTCTACCGAGCGATATATACCAGAAGAATGTTCATTTGAAGAAACAGGTGAAACAGATGATAGCAGAAGCCGAGAGTCCTCCTCCGTTGGCCAGTGAACAAGAAGACTCCGCCTACCAAACGCATCTCGAGCAAACCACAGAGTTTTTGCACTTTCCTATTGTGGAAAAAGATAAACAACTCAGAAACATATCCAAATTAAGAAAGCTGCTGCAGCAAATGCTGTAAACTAAAACCAAACTTACCACTCGACGTTACCTGCCAATAGATGATAGCCCAAGGCCCTTTGATCCTAGAAAGAACACCTGGAATCGAACCCGAACAGCACTCTCCCAGCAACTGCAGAAGGACTTCGCCATCGTTCTCATCACTACCAATATCTATTCCACCAAAGATTTCACCTTTCAAAAACAACTTTACAGCAGAATCAAAATTCAATATCCAACAGCAagaaaacttaaacaaaatgcaatgctacaacaaaaaaaaagaaggagaaactcaaaaacaaatgCATACCATTATAAACAAGGATATTCTTGGCCGAATCTATCAATGGCTGAACTACAGGGCTTACTCCCCTGAGCTGCAAAGTGGCACCCAGGAAGTGCAACTCAGCAGACGAACAGGGAACGGTTCTGAAATGGGTACGCAAATGAGGTGTTCGACCATTTTCCAAAGAGAAACAATTGCCTTCATCGCCTTCGCAACTAGACTCCTCCTTTACTTCCCCCTCGATGGAAGACACAATTTCTTTCACCGGGAGACGATTCAAAATGGGTGAATGGAGAAGAAGCTTCGTGCTGCCTAAGCTATCGGGGCCCCTCCTCCGTAAAGCTTCTCTGAGGTCGTCAATGTCGAATGCAAGCTGCTCAGTACCAACAAAGTCGGTTAGCTAAATTGTGAAGCCAAAAAGCTTCGATTTTTCATGgaaaaacagaagaagaaggagactgACTTGGTCGGAGTTGAGGACAGGAAGTGTGGAATTGAGAAATAGGGACGATAGATGAAAACGAATGCCGCAAATGATCAAAGCGATTCCGCACATTTCTGTTGGTGTATGATTGCCAcccaccctaaaccctaattttttaaattttgggggTTTTACTGTTTGCTATTATACATCTCCTCCCAGCAACATGGCATAAAGCACCAATCATAGCCGTTAGATCATAAACTTTTCCATTATCTTAAACAAATCAAGGCCGTCAAGTTTAAATATTTGTacaatattaatttattggaaaaattgatgaaaatgattcgaaaactttaagttttaacgataaaggcaaaataaaaaataaagtgaatagtacaagaattttagtgtaaaaatgtaatttttttgttaaaataaacggtacataaagtttttcattaaaattggcTAATTTATATAGGTGCTTGCATAAAAGCGTGAATCCGACCAAAAAAAACTCTCCCGAACTGTAAAAATACGAAAAATTCCCTCCAACTCCAGGTAAAGGCAGTTGGCGAGAGAGGAGAACGAATCGTAGGAAAACCCAAACAAATCGCCTACAATAAATCTCAACCTTCGCATCTCCAGATTCTCCCCACCAATTACtactctctatctctctatccctctaattttctctctcctctctggaGTTGGAGCCCCGCAGCGCTTCTTTGGCCCGCACACTCCGACCTGCTGCCGTCATCTGGTGCATTTCGATTCCTCTCTTCTGGGTCGTTGAGTTTTTTGATTGATTGCA
Proteins encoded in this window:
- the LOC126594985 gene encoding uncharacterized protein LOC126594985 isoform X2, which gives rise to MCGIALIICGIRFHLSSLFLNSTLPVLNSDQLAFDIDDLREALRRRGPDSLGSTKLLLHSPILNRLPVKEIVSSIEGEVKEESSCEGDEGNCFSLENGRTPHLRTHFRTVPCSSAELHFLGATLQLRGVSPVVQPLIDSAKNILVYNDIGSDENDGEVLLQLLGECCSGSIPGVLSRIKGPWAIIYWQESAKTLWFARDAFGRRSLLVHWPTEEDSRLLLSSVSPVSSNEHSSDIEAENGTTKLNFWEELRCGIYSISMDAPDVDGVLVGEVKKHDWTNPVLEELIKWERTYVEPKPEDLHISHSKSLTGKHDTRLVNSDIVPIKSGSIQVSISVPAQAVLIALRESVMRRSSLHTVFQAGRLDMRKEIVPVAVLFSGGLDSMIIAALLHQCLDPSYDIDLLNVSFDGRSAPDRISARAGVNELRRIAPSRKWKLVEINAELSTLIFETKHVMSLINPANTYMDLNIGIALWLAAGGDGWVYEENTNYNDEDCRCIKYKSKARILLVGSGADEQCAGYGRHRTKYRNGSWLALNEEMKLDMQRIWKRNLGRDDRCIADHRKEARFPFLDEDVIRILLGFPLWEVTNLDQPSGIGDKKILREVAELLGLHEAASLPKRAIQFGSRIARESNRKNYGSNRAANQASAGSAVIHKRLDMA
- the LOC126594985 gene encoding uncharacterized protein LOC126594985 isoform X1, with the protein product MCGIALIICGIRFHLSSLFLNSTLPVLNSDQLAFDIDDLREALRRRGPDSLGSTKLLLHSPILNRLPVKEIVSSIEGEVKEESSCEGDEGNCFSLENGRTPHLRTHFRTVPCSSAELHFLGATLQLRGVSPVVQPLIDSAKNILVYNGEIFGGIDIGSDENDGEVLLQLLGECCSGSIPGVLSRIKGPWAIIYWQESAKTLWFARDAFGRRSLLVHWPTEEDSRLLLSSVSPVSSNEHSSDIEAENGTTKLNFWEELRCGIYSISMDAPDVDGVLVGEVKKHDWTNPVLEELIKWERTYVEPKPEDLHISHSKSLTGKHDTRLVNSDIVPIKSGSIQVSISVPAQAVLIALRESVMRRSSLHTVFQAGRLDMRKEIVPVAVLFSGGLDSMIIAALLHQCLDPSYDIDLLNVSFDGRSAPDRISARAGVNELRRIAPSRKWKLVEINAELSTLIFETKHVMSLINPANTYMDLNIGIALWLAAGGDGWVYEENTNYNDEDCRCIKYKSKARILLVGSGADEQCAGYGRHRTKYRNGSWLALNEEMKLDMQRIWKRNLGRDDRCIADHRKEARFPFLDEDVIRILLGFPLWEVTNLDQPSGIGDKKILREVAELLGLHEAASLPKRAIQFGSRIARESNRKNYGSNRAANQASAGSAVIHKRLDMA